The following proteins come from a genomic window of Diorhabda carinulata isolate Delta chromosome X, icDioCari1.1, whole genome shotgun sequence:
- the LOC130900939 gene encoding zinc finger protein rotund-like isoform X1: MLLENNTNYSHLQRSIDTLRSLGDRLGDRNVDLRLNLHQDRNYDRSSQMTNGLELNLSLNSDRLLQERMQQERSLERLLNERTMQEQRMNLDHSLSIERLNLERSLTQSLDRNLNISQNADRNYNDRPSLMNDRALMDRNLNSLDRNLNNERMGYTNDRLTDRLRLDGSDMRHSDISRDFNRDVNDLKYREYKTHLENLRSESSRSLERGNDEDRGTTPSTPPTPISVGENFQEEKVFGSKAELQLHTQAHMREAKPYKCSQCCKAFANSSYLSQHTRIHLGIKPYRCEICQRKFTQLSHLQQHIRTHTGDKPYKCRHPGCQKAFSQLSNLQSHSRCHQTDKPYKCNSCYKCFSDEPSLLEHIPKHKESKHLKTHICQYCGKSYTQETYLSKHMQKHAERTDKRPPIGPSLDFFPGLNHRGLDHPYWPKVSPDSAENMHEYPNDISRQIMEQNEDLVIIRQQLGQNPPAPPGTPNTNLSNSYDTSISKSNTNSAFTPINSMSGHLNLNHHQLAPNRPYIYDALNFQKQNNLDIPKSQPSNGFPNQLISLHQIRNYAHQPNPSLMEHSILGLGKEK; this comes from the exons ATGCTCCTGGAAAACAACACAAATTACAGCCACCTTCAACGCTCTATCGACACTCTCCGATCCCTCGGGGACCGTTTGGGCGATAGAAACGTCGATCTTAGACTCAACCTTCATCAAGATCGCAACTATGATAGATCGTCACAAATGACGAACGGTTTAGAATTAAACTTGAGTTTAAATTCCGACCGGCTGTTACAGGAGAGAATGCAACAGGAGAGAAGTCTCGAACGCCTGTTGAATGAAAGAACCATGCAAGAACAACGTATGAACCTCGACCACAGTCTTAGTATAGAACGTTTAAATTTAGAGCGAAGTTTAACTCAGAGCTTAGATAGAAATCTCAACATTTCTCAAAACGCCGATAGAAATTACAACGACAGACCGAGTTTGATGAACGATCGCGCTTTGATGGACagaaatttaaattctttagaTAGAAATTTGAACAATGAAAGAATGGGGTACACTAATGATAGATTGACCGATAGACTGAGGCTTGACGGCAGTGATATGAGACATAGTGATATTAGTAGAGATTTTAATAGGGACGTGAACGATTTGAAATATAGGGAATATAAAACACACTTGGAGAATTTAAGGTCGGAAAGTTCAAGGTCGTTGGAAAGAGGGAACGACGAGGATCGGGGGACGACGCCCTCCACGCCTCCTACCCCCATATCCGTCGGCGAAAACTTCCAAGAAGAAAAG GTTTTCGGTTCGAAAGCGGAACTCCAATTACACACGCAGGCGCATATGCGCGAAGCCAAACCGTACAAATGCTCACAATGTTGCAAAGCGTTCGCCAATAGTTCCTATCTATCCCAACATACTAGGATACATTTAGGTATTAAGCCGTATAGGTGTGAGATATGCCAAAGGAAATTCACACAATTAAGTCACTTACAACAACACATCCGTACACATACAGGAGACAAACCTTACAA ATGTCGACATCCTGGTTGCCAGAAAGCGTTTTCTCAACTCAGTAACCTGCAGTCGCATTCTAGGTGCCACCAGACGGATAAACCTTACAAATGCAATTCGTGCTACAAATGTTTTAGCGACGAACCCTCGTTATTGGAACACATTCCTAAACATAAGGAGAGCAAACACCTCAAGACGCACATTTGCCAATATTGTGGCAAAAGTTATACGCAGGAAACGTATCTAAGTAAACATATGCAGAAGCATGCTGAAAGGACAGACAAAAGGCCGCCGATCGGACCTAGCTTGG ATTTCTTCCCTGGATTGAATCATCGAGGTTTAGATCATCCGTATTGGCCGAAAGTAAGTCCGGATAGTGCGGAAAACATGCACGAATATCCGAACGACATCTCTCGACAGATCATGGAACAAAACGAAGATTTGGTAATAATACGACAACAATTAGGACAAAATCCACCAGCGCCACCCGGTACGCCAAACACCAATCTAA GTAATTCGTACGATACGTCCATATCGAAATCGAACACAAATTCGGCGTTTACGCCAATAAATTCGATGTCGGGTCATTTGAATCTCAACCACCATCAACTAGCACCGAACAGACCGTACATTTACGACGCTCtcaatttccaaaaacaaaataacctcGATATACCGAAAAGCCAACCTTCGAACGGGTTCCCCAATCAACTGATCAGTTTACACCAGATCAGGAATTACGCTCACCAACCGAACCCTTCGCTCATGGAACATTCCATATTAGGTTTAGggaaagagaaataa